The DNA sequence AATTGCATTAATCTTATCTTTATCAAGTGGGATGCAAGAATATATTTCTAGTGTTGAGGAGGATACTTTAGCATCTTATCCTATTACCATTTCTCAACAAGGGATTGATCTTGGATAGGTTACAATTAATTAGACAGTTTTTTTAAGGTCATGTAGAATTATAAATAATATCAATCTAAAGGAGCTTTAACATGACCCAAACTAAAACTCGTAGAACTCGCCGTACATATACGGATGAATTTAAAAACCAATTAGTCCAACTTTATTTAAATGGTAAACGTAAATGTAATATTGTTCGTGAATACGATCTCTCATCGTCTTTACTCGATAAATGGATTAAACAGTCAACTTCTACCGGTTCTTTTAAGGAGAAAGATAACCGCTCAGAAGAAGAACAGGAGCTAATCCAACTTCGTAAAAAAGTTAAGCAATTAGAAATGGGTCACCTAGCATGCGAAGCATAAATCCTCCACTGCTAGGGAATGGAAAATGATATTTTATACCCGCAAGGGGTACGCCGAAGCAAGCTGCGCTGATCTTAGGACGAAGATAAATGTGATTAAAAACAATACCCACAAATATTCAGTTTCAGCGATGTGCCAAGTCCTTAACGTGTCTCGTAGCACTTATTATTACGAATCTAAACCGAAGAAAAATGAGTCTCAACTTGTTACTGATATCGTTGAGGTTTTTCGTCAAGCCGTAATAACTATAGGGTCCCCGTCCTTTCCGAAGGAAAGGTATCCTCCTTTGATGGGCAGTTGACTCGAAAAATTAAACACGAATTAAATAAAATGGGGCAACAAGTTTCACGTCGTCGCATTGGTCGTATCATGAAACAAGAAGGTCTAGTATCAAGTTATACGGTCGCTCAATTTAAGCCACATGTTGTTAAATGTAACGATGATAAAATTGAAAATATCGTGGATCGTAACTTTAATGAACAGCCATATTTAAACGTTGTTGTCAGTGATTTAACGTACGTACGAGTTGGTCATCGATGGCATTATATCTGTGTCCTTGTAGACCTGTTTAATCGTGAAATTATCGGTTATAGCTCTGGGCCTAATAAGGATGCAGCATTAGTTAAGAAGGCATTTAGCACGGTCCAAACTAACCTAAGTCAAATCAAAATATTCCACACGGATCGTGGGAATGGGTCACCTGCCATTTAAGAAGTAAATGTATCCTCCTCTGGTAGGGAATGAATTTAAGAATCAAGTGATTGATGAGATCTTAGAGGCATTCAACATTGAACGATCTTTAAGTATGAAAGGATGTCCCTATGATAATGCAGTAGCTGAAGCGACTTATAAAGTCATTAAAACTGAATTTGTAAAGAATCAAAGGTTTGAAACACACGAACAATTAGGGAATTAGCTGATTATGTTAACGGGTCCCCTAGCAGTGCGAAGCACCGTCCTCAATTGCTAGGGAATGGGTATAACAACCATCGAATTCACTCTTCACTAGGGTATTTATCCCCAGTTGAGTATCGTCAAAATACCCTTAAAAAAGTTGTTTAGTTTAGTGTTGACAATCCATGATTTAATTGTTGAGCGAATCGGCTATTTTTGAATAATTTTTATACGTGTATGTTTAAATGTACTCAGACGGTTATAACTCATAAATAGATTTCCTTGTTAAGAATTTAGTGTGGTAACTTTATTCTATAGCAAAGCTTCTATTTATGATTTTTTTTATGTTTCGAACTTAATAATACAATCTGTCCATTAAAAATACATTTTTTTTACTATTATTGTTAAACCTATATGTAATTGAAATAATTTATTCATGTAATAAATGTTTCAATAGATATCATATTTACTTCATGAAAAGTATGTCAGTTTAAATTAAGGAGGAAATTAAGTTATGAGTACACCTAATAACAACAAACAAAATAAATTTTTTTATGGGTGGGTAATTGTTGCAGCGTGTTTACTTATTCAAGCCATACCGTTTGGAGTAGCAGCGAATTTACCACCTACCTTTACAAACTATGTTGTAAATGGAGAAGGTTTTAGTTATGCGTCATTTACACTTATATTCACTATAGGTACTATTGTGTCTGCTGTTTGTTCTCCCTTTATTGGGAAAATATTTACTAAGGTAAATGTTAAATTATTATTTATCATTGGTGCAATATTGGTCGGTGGTGGATTCATGTTGTATTCACTAGCAGGGAATAAGTTATTTGCTTATTATATAATTGCTGCCCTTGTTCAAGTAGGGAATGCAATTGTTTCAGCAATAGGAGTGCCGACACTTATAAATGCTTGGTTTAAGTTTAATAAAGGGATAGCTCTAGGTATTGCCTTCTGTGGAGGAGGAATAGGGAATATAATTCTTCAAACGTTAGCTGGTAAATGGTTAACAGATCCTAATATCGGATATAAAGGAGCCTATTTTAGATTTGGTCTAATTGCATTAATTGGAACATTATTAATCGCAATATTCCTTGTAAGATTACCAAAATCAGCGGATGAGTTAGCAGCAAATAAGCCTAAGAAAAAGTTAGAAGGACAAGAAGATGTAGCTCATCACGTAAGTTGGGGATATACAATGGGTGAAACAACTAAAATGCCTCAATTTTGGCTAATAGCGGCGTCATTTATATTCATCGGATTCTACGTTAGTGGATTTGCGCTACAGTTTATACCATATTTCCAAAGCTTAGAACAACAAAAAATATTATTAATTTCATCAGCAACATTAGCATCAATGTTTGGATTGTTTTCAATCTTTGGTAACGTATTTGGTGGAGTTCTTTTCGATAAACTAGGATTATCAAAATCATTTATTCTAGCTGGAATTTTAGTTGTTTTAGCAGGTTTATGTTTATTATTTGTCGGTAAGATAAATGTACTTGGATATGTATTCACTGTTGCTTTTGGTATCTCAATGTTCTCTTATGTCATGGGGCCATCTTATATGACAGGGGCCCTATTTGGCGATAGAGACTATGGAGCAATTCTTGGTTTTATCCAATTATTCTTTGCTGCAGGATTTGCTATCGGGACGCCAATATTCAGTCTTATTTTAGAAAAAGCAGGATGGGCAATGGCGTGGACATCTTCGGTAATATTTGCTGTCATTGCTTACGCAGGTTTATTAACTGCTTCTTTATCTATCCTTAAAATGAATAAAGAAAACAATGTTCAAGAAACTAAAAGGATTTCTTAATAATATAAAAAATGGGCTGTTATGAATCAATAACCCATTTTTTTAAGTAATTAATCTATTGTGCTATCTGGAATAATATTCTAAATAAAGTGAATATTCATTTATTGAATTGAAATATGTAAAATAAGGATTAGATCGTGAGCAATTTATCATTGCTTGTTTGAATACTAAAAATGAACTGAATAATATCATAGTGGTATCAGTAGGAATACTCAATAAAGCTATCGTACATCCAAGAGAAATCTTTAAAACAGCAATCCTATCAAATGCTTGCAGTATTATGCCTTTTCATAATCATTCAAGCAGTGATGTTACACCATCTGAACAAGGTAGTCAGTCTATATGAAGCTGGTCAGTCATTAGATATCAAAGTATTAGATTACCTTATTATTGGGGATGGTTGCCTCGTTTCACTAAAAGAAAAAGGATATTTATAAGGAGCTAAGTATGATTCAAGGTGCTTAGCTCTTTTTTGCTAATTTTATAGTAGGCGAATATATAAATGAAATATTTTATAAAAATGCTTGAAACCATTGATAATAAACAAACATATCTAAACTCAGAATTAATTTCTGCCCTTAGATATGTCTGTTCTTTTTAAATATTACGTACGAGAATTTTTTGGTTGAGGTGGGTTCCCTGCCTTGCGAAGCAATTATCCTCTATTGGTAGGGTATGGGTCCCCTGCGCTAAGTAGTGAGTTTACGAACTCTTAGCTATCCTCCACTGGTAGGGTATGGGTCCCCTGCGCTAAGTAGTGAGTTTACGAACTCTTAGCTATCCTCCACTGGTAGGGTATGGGTCCCCTGCGCTAAGTAGTGAGTTTACGAACTCTTAGCTATCCTCCACTGGTAGGGTATGGGTCCCCTGCGCTAAGTAGTGAGTTTACGAACTCTTAGCTATCCTCCACTGGTAGGGTATGGGTCCCCTGCGCTAAGTAGTGAGTTTACGAACTCTTAGCTATCCT is a window from the Turicibacter bilis genome containing:
- a CDS encoding JAB domain-containing protein; translated protein: MVSVGILNKAIVHPREIFKTAILSNACSIMPFHNHSSSDVTPSEQGSQSI
- a CDS encoding JAB domain-containing protein: MLHHLNKVVSLYEAGQSLDIKVLDYLIIGDGCLVSLKEKGYL
- a CDS encoding conjugated bile salt MFS transporter, with the translated sequence MSTPNNNKQNKFFYGWVIVAACLLIQAIPFGVAANLPPTFTNYVVNGEGFSYASFTLIFTIGTIVSAVCSPFIGKIFTKVNVKLLFIIGAILVGGGFMLYSLAGNKLFAYYIIAALVQVGNAIVSAIGVPTLINAWFKFNKGIALGIAFCGGGIGNIILQTLAGKWLTDPNIGYKGAYFRFGLIALIGTLLIAIFLVRLPKSADELAANKPKKKLEGQEDVAHHVSWGYTMGETTKMPQFWLIAASFIFIGFYVSGFALQFIPYFQSLEQQKILLISSATLASMFGLFSIFGNVFGGVLFDKLGLSKSFILAGILVVLAGLCLLFVGKINVLGYVFTVAFGISMFSYVMGPSYMTGALFGDRDYGAILGFIQLFFAAGFAIGTPIFSLILEKAGWAMAWTSSVIFAVIAYAGLLTASLSILKMNKENNVQETKRIS